TGGAAATCCAGGCTTGAAGATATTGGATGCTACTCCAATTACAGTTCCTGTATTCAACTGTGTATTGATGGCTGTTTTGGAATGATCCCCCATAATCATTCCTGCAAACTGTAGTCCTGTATCTTCAAAAGCTTTGGTTCTGTAGTTCCAGAATCTTACATTACCATAGTTATTTTTCATGTTGGATGAGTTGGTATCTGCCCCAAAATTGCACCATTCGCCAATCACAGAATTTCCTACAAATCCTTCATGCCCTTTGCTGGAGTATCCGAAAATAATAATATTGTTCACTTCTCCGCCTACTTTACAATGAGGGCCAATGGTAGTAGCTCCATAAATTTTCGCTCCAAGATTAAATTTGGAGTCATCACAAAGCGCAATAGGTCCACGAAGATGGCAACCTTCCATCACTTCTGTATTTTTACCGATATATATTTTTCCGGTTTTTGTATTGATTGTTGAAAATTCAATATATGCTCCTTCTTCAATGAAAAGGTCTTTTTTATCACCCAGGAAACCATTCGTTGCAGATAATTCCTGTGAAGACCTTCCCTTTGTAAGAAGATCAAAATCGAAATCAATCGCATGATGGTTGTAAGTAAATAAGTCTTTCGGTTTTTTAAAGAAGATAAGGTCTTCTTTTATATCCGTCATTTTCTCAATCTGATGAAGAGAGAATCCTTTCATATTAACTTTCGCTGCTACCAATTCGTCTTCATACACCAAAGCTTCACCCTGCTTAAGATCTCTGATCTGCTGAATAACAGATTCTGTAGGGATAAAGTTCGAAACTAAAAAAAGACTCTCTTTTTCTTCCGGTGCTTTAAATTTATCCTGAAGATACATTTCTGTAAAGTAAGAAACTTCGGTATTACCCAGAATTTTCTGCCATCTTTCAGAAAAGGTAAGGATTCCGCATCGCATTTCTGCAACAGGACGTGTAAAGGTAAGCGGAAGAAAATCTTCCCAATATTGTGCATCTGAAAATACTAATTGCATTTCTATAGAAGTTAGAAGTTAGAAGCTAGAAATGAGAGGATGAAAACCGGAAGCTCAATATTTTATTAAACTGCCTTATAATTTTCAGCTTCTTATTTCTAGTTTCAACAAAATTACAAATAAAAAAAGTCTTCCGGAAACCGAAAGACTTTTAAATATTGTGATAGCAAAAAATTACTTAGCGAATTTTTTGTATTTGTTCATGAACTTATCAACTCTACCTGC
Above is a genomic segment from Chryseobacterium geocarposphaerae containing:
- a CDS encoding putative sugar nucleotidyl transferase, which gives rise to MQLVFSDAQYWEDFLPLTFTRPVAEMRCGILTFSERWQKILGNTEVSYFTEMYLQDKFKAPEEKESLFLVSNFIPTESVIQQIRDLKQGEALVYEDELVAAKVNMKGFSLHQIEKMTDIKEDLIFFKKPKDLFTYNHHAIDFDFDLLTKGRSSQELSATNGFLGDKKDLFIEEGAYIEFSTINTKTGKIYIGKNTEVMEGCHLRGPIALCDDSKFNLGAKIYGATTIGPHCKVGGEVNNIIIFGYSSKGHEGFVGNSVIGEWCNFGADTNSSNMKNNYGNVRFWNYRTKAFEDTGLQFAGMIMGDHSKTAINTQLNTGTVIGVASNIFKPGFPPNLVENFSWGGLKDDERFRLDKVYEVAERAMARRKVALTEQDKAILKHIFETY